In Zingiber officinale cultivar Zhangliang chromosome 8B, Zo_v1.1, whole genome shotgun sequence, a single genomic region encodes these proteins:
- the LOC122014783 gene encoding auxin-induced protein 5NG4-like — protein MGGESFSSGQVKLLAAVLLQQLCNAGYNIAAKVALDKGIGQFVFPVYTNVIGFLLLAPFAYFLEKEVRPSLSLSLLLQFFLLASFGITSTQVCLLIGLRYVPATYAVAIQNLCPALTFAMAAALGLEQVHIAKRYGLAKVLGTVTSIGGATVVTLYKGHPLLPHPLSTNVLATPIISNSILHWTLGCAYILGSCIIWSAWMVLQVPVAKKYPAKLSFSAFICFFGFLQCLVVACISETDSEKWKVHSVEQLCAILYSGLVVSGVAIALLIWCIDKGGPLFTAVFGPVQIVAVAIVSVLIFDDQLYLGGVVGSVIIVFGLYLVLWGKNEEKVSNQDMSQGLQRHLLQIDPCE, from the exons ATGGGAGGAGAATCATTTTCCTCAGGGCAGGTTAAGCTTCTTGCAGCTGTGCTTCTACAACAACTATGTAATGCAGGGTACAATATAGCTGCTAAGGTTGCACTCGACAAGGGCATCGGCCAATTTGTCTTTCCAGTGTATACGAATGTTATCGGTTTCTTGTTGCTAGCTCCATTTGCATACTTTCTCGAGAA GGAAGTCCGACCATCTTTATCTCTTTCTTTGCTACTTCAATTCTTCCTTCTTGCATCGTTTGG GATTACAAGCACTCAAGTATGTTTACTCATCGGCTTACGCTATGTGCCCGCAACTTATGCGGTTGCGATCCAGAATTTGTGCCCAGCACTCACATTTGCCATGGCTGCGGCTCTCGG GCTTGAGCAAGTCCACATCGCAAAGAGATACGGGTTAGCAAAGGTGCTCGGCACGGTTACTAGCATAGGAGGTGCCACTGTCGTCACTCTATACAAGGGTCATCCCCTGCTGCCTCACCCTCTTTCGACTAATGTTTTAGCCACTCCCATAATTTCAAACTCTATACTACACTGGACACTGGGTTGTGCCTACATACTTGGAAGTTGCATTATATGGTCTGCTTGGATGGTGCTTCAG GTTCCAGTGGCGAAGAAGTACCCAGCTAAGCTCTCATTTAGTGCCTTCATCTGCTTCTTCGGGTTTCTGCAATGCCTTGTCGTAGCATGCATTTCTGAAACTGACAGCGAGAAGTGGAAAGTGCATTCAGTAGAACAGCTCTGTGCAATTCTCTATTCA GGGCTTGTCGTCTCGGGCGTTGCCATTGCTCTTCTGATATGGTGCATAGACAAAGGTGGTCCTCTTTTCACTGCTGTCTTCGGGCCAGTGCAAATTGTGGCTGTGGCCATAGTGTCGGTTCTCATCTTCGACGATCAGTTATACTTGGGAGG GGTTGTTGGATCAGTTATCATTGTGTTTGGGCTGTACTTGGTTCTATGGGGAAAAAATGAGGAGAAAGTTTCGAATCAGGACATGAGCCAAGGGCTACAGAGGCATCTCCTCCAAATCGACCCTTGCGAGTAG